One segment of Bacteroides caecimuris DNA contains the following:
- a CDS encoding HAD family hydrolase, with amino-acid sequence MKSKGIKNLLIDLGGVLINLDRQRCIGNFQKLGIRNVEDLLDIHNPNGLLLQQEKGLITPAEFRDGVRQMIGKAVSDTQIDAAWNSFLVDIPTHKLDLLLKLREKYVVYLLSNTNQIHWDWACIHLFPYRTFKVEDYFEKTYLSFEMQMAKPEPEIFKAIIEDAGIEPKETLFIDDSEMNCKAAQNLGISTYTAKEGEDWSHLFNSK; translated from the coding sequence ATGAAAAGTAAAGGAATAAAAAACCTTCTTATTGATTTAGGTGGTGTACTTATCAATCTCGACCGCCAACGTTGCATTGGGAACTTTCAGAAATTAGGGATCCGGAACGTGGAGGACCTATTGGATATCCATAATCCGAACGGACTCCTGCTGCAACAGGAAAAAGGATTGATTACACCCGCCGAATTCCGTGACGGAGTTCGTCAGATGATAGGCAAAGCAGTGAGCGACACACAAATAGATGCAGCCTGGAATAGTTTTTTGGTAGACATACCGACACACAAACTCGATTTATTATTAAAATTACGCGAGAAATACGTCGTCTATTTATTGAGCAATACCAACCAAATCCACTGGGACTGGGCATGTATTCACCTGTTTCCCTACCGCACATTTAAGGTGGAAGACTATTTTGAGAAAACGTACCTCTCTTTTGAAATGCAAATGGCCAAGCCCGAACCGGAGATCTTCAAAGCAATCATAGAGGATGCCGGTATCGAGCCGAAAGAAACACTCTTCATCGATGATTCTGAGATGAACTGTAAGGCAGCCCAGAATTTAGGAATTTCCACTTATACAGCAAAAGAAGGCGAAGACTGGAGTCATCTTTTCAACAGCAAATAA